A part of Cydia strobilella chromosome 15, ilCydStro3.1, whole genome shotgun sequence genomic DNA contains:
- the LOC134747622 gene encoding uncharacterized protein LOC134747622 isoform X1 — MEIEFTQKLECTQELNTQIERTDPEQIGFLGIQGATYPVKRGPNKIGRDPQTCRIYLNLNSISRQHAVINVLSLSDIMLMDLDSSNKTKVQGKTLQPYIPYPLKNGDMVQFGAIFGMFRLLEDDNDLPMTQAIDLPCTPAPVPKQMSRLGAPVLVPESPEVSDMDDSFIMPSQPKKSSEFKSPMNKFIKPSNKTIAIQPMGSKTIDNAYWASAKKSDSFNFQLDDSGSSFNDSSVLNKSNKMVEESNDNIHEMETQQPFKANDSTDSIYTANTQVASPFVHCMETQPPVLEIHMQDTQQAPDIHVLDTQNVPDTIHNCDTQAPITDKLPEIRKLDDQEDLQIDLFSANKENENSLDNIFNEETQVFVADKELALVEPKKSENNNKSVDESSKIKDDSDEEIAFEELNTQSFHDDFESQPIIPAGKVSPPIERIEKIEVSLNKIRRESGSSTDCEDMDILPNQKLSTDIDMLPTQKIIVDSKTEKINSDIGVLPTQKIVNNDDNDLTDCEDEDELAKNDAKIVNASASPDIDFEDMATQIIDDDVIEAEINKTTDQTDGTSKGISFDELPTQIITDNSKEEKFEELPTQILIDEGEIDKSNEQVYSEEMISPFKVPFRTPSKAKKTPTKASSPKVVINVDDDDDPNYYAATQDLFNDLCSQRESPLDSIKANSSNQNEKGDDDELVPCSVEGYQMGDRFRHIESEMSPIKKYESGGSDSKLNKITNEKSTSNAVLKTPQTLKIMNIDLPDSQEIKTSVTLKHNSITESSSDTEADEVSDQDSGITHVKKRKPKVHAKRDLSKKLEEIPSRVITRVRKPTLKVRESLQMADSDDNIDADIVSENISRLKSKTDKKKGKEGEHSNKLLDERGKRPHSRNENKKKDKQSEEPASDSKGRSSRSKTKKLEETKSKTDDHKDSDDKKVRSTRSTRNIKENSKDEKSKGKEQKSKEEKKSKSRSESNSGKYSQPGNTSKSRGDSKTRSDAKNRSDSKNRSDSKNRSDSKTRSDSKTRSSRSTKENKKDKPKDTSKSKDKTPETEVRRSSRQKSNKETPKHENSTVYSESSSESPNLKRHATNELEVPSPKRTRSLPNSKSTPTCTASTSVQGTPVRAEAQYVLFTAFSNDDVRSKLESLGAVIVTDVMSCTVLVTLQIKRTFKLLCAVGLGRPIVGPEWVQACADNNTVVDPWLYLIKDSQAERRFQFSLEKTLRGRRNFLEGYHVSATPSVMPSAQEMKLIVECSGGAWRACGPRWVCVTSAADAALWAALRRRGATLVSTEFILGGVLRQRADVENTAFRKSAASAAKKKGPEDLISTTAAKTPTGDFVCPECGRRCQSRIGLASHVRSHTKA, encoded by the exons ATGGAGATAGAATTTACTCAAAAGCTTGAGTGTACCCAGGAGCTTAACACGCAAATAGAAAGAACTGACCCCGAGCAG ATCGGCTTCCTGGGAATACAGGGTGCCACATACCCCGTAAAAAGAGGTCCCAACAAAATAGGCAGAGACCCACAAACATGTAGGATTTACCTGAATCTGAAC TCAATATCCAGGCAACATGCTGTGATAAACGTCTTGAGCTTGAGCGACATCATGCTTATGGATTTAGATTCTTCCAATAAAACTAAAGTACAAGGT AAAACCTTGCAGCCATACATACCTTACCCGCTCAAAAACGGCGACATGGTCCAGTTTGGCGCCATATTCGGTATGTTCAGGTTGCTGGAGGATGACAATGACTTGCCGATGACACAGGCTATAGATCTGCCTTGTACTCCGGCCCCGGTGCCCAAACAAATGTCGAGGCTGGGGGCTCCGGTTTTGGTGCCAGAGTCACCTGAAGTCAGTGACATG GATGACTCCTTTATAATGCCATCACAAcctaaaaaatcgtcagaattCAAGAGCCCCATGAACAAATTTATAAAACCTTCCAACAAAACTATTGCTATACAACCAATGGGCAGCAAAACTATAGACAATGCTTACTGGGCATCCGCCAAAAAATCAGACTCATTTAATTTCCAATTAGATGATTCTGGAAGTTCTTTCAATGACTCATCCGTTTTAAACAAGTCAAATAAAATGGTCGAAGAAAGCAATGATAATATCCATGAAATGGAAACCCAGCAGCCTTTTAAAGCTAATGATAGTACAGATTCTATTTATACTGCTAATACGCAAGTAGCTTCGCCTTTCGTACATTGTATGGAAACGCAGCCGCCTGTATTAGAGATCCATATGCAAGACACGCAACAAGCGCCTGACATTCACGTTCTGGACACACAGAACGTACCTGACACTATACATAATTGTGACACACAAGCTCCAATCACAGATAAATTGCCTGAAATACGTAAATTAGATGACCAGGAAGATTTACAAATTGATCTATTCTCAGCAAATAAAGAAAATGAGAATAGTTTGGACAATATATTTAATGAAGAAACGCAAGTGTTTGTTGCAGACAAGGAACTAGCTTTGGTTGAACCAAAGAAAtctgagaataataataaaagtgttGATGAATCATCTAAAATTAAGGATGACTCTGATGAAGAAATTGCGTTTGAAGAGCTGAATACACAATCATTCCATGACGATTTTGAGTCGCAGCCGATTATACCGGCTGGCAAAGTTTCTCCACCAATAGAGAGAATAGAAAAGATTGAAGTaagcttaaataaaataagacgaGAGTCTGGCAGTTCAACTGATTGTGAAGATATGGATATCTTACCAAATCAAAAATTATCAACGGATATTGATATGTTACCAACCCAAAAGATTATAGTCGATTCGAAAACTGAGAAAATAAATAGTGATATTGGTGTTCTGCCAACTCAAAAAATTGTGaataatgatgataatgacCTAACCGATTGTGAAGATGAAGATGAATTAGCCAAAAATGACGCCAAAATAGTAAACGCTAGCGCGAGCCCGGATATAGATTTTGAAGACATGGCTACACAAATAATCGATGATGACGTCATAGAAGCGGAGATAAATAAAACTACTGATCAAACCGATGGCACTAGTAAAGGAATCAGTTTTGACGAGTTGCCCACACAAATAATTACAGATAACTCTAAGGAAGAAAAATTCGAAGAATTGCCAACtcaaattttaattgatgaAGGAGaaattgataaatcaaatgaacAGGTTTATTCTGAAGAAATGATTAGTCCTTTTAAAGTTCCTTTCCGAACTCCTTCAAAAGCTAAGAAAACTCCCACGAAAGCGTCAAGTCCAAAAGTTGTAATAAATGTTGACGATGATGACGATCCCAACTATTATGCAGCCACGCaagatttatttaatgatctCTGTAGTCAAAGAGAATCACCACTAGATTCTATTAAAGCAAATTCGTCAAACCAGAATGAAAAAGGGGATGATGATGAATTAGTGCCATGTTCTGTAGAAGGTTACCAAATGGGTGATAGATTTAGGCACATAGAAAGTGAAATGTCGCCAATCAAAAAATATGAGAGTGGAGGTAGTGATTctaaacttaataaaattacCAATGAAAAATCAACTTCAAATGCTGTACTTAAAACACCCCAAActcttaaaataatgaatattgaTCTTCCGGATAGCCAAGAAATAAAAACTAGTGTAACTTTAAAACATAATTCTATTACAGAATCTTCCAGTGACACTGAGGCGGACGAGGTTTCTGATCAGGACTCGGGAATCACACACGTTAAGAAGCGGAAACCAAAAGTACATGCCAAACGAGATCTCTCTAAGAAGCTCGAAGAAATACCTTCTAGAGTTATCACGCGTGTTCGTAAGCCTACTCTTAAAGTACGAGAATCTCTCCAGATGGCTGATAGTGATGATAATATTGATGCAGATATTGTAAGCGAAAATATAtcacgtttaaaaagcaaaactGACAAAAAGAAAGGGAAAGAAGGTGAGCACTCTAATAAATTATTAGACGAGCGAGGAAAAAGGCCTCATTCACGGAATGAAAATAAGAAAAAGGACAAACAATCTGAAGAGCCTGCAAGTGACAGTAAGGGTAGAAGCAGTCGATCtaaaacaaagaaattggagGAAACTAAATCAAAAACGGACGATCATAAAGACTCTGATGATAAAAAAGTTAGGAGTACCCGAAGTACaagaaatataaaagaaaacagtaAAGACGAGAAATCAAAGGGTAAAGAACAGAAGAGCAAAGAGGAAAAGAAATCCAAATCAAGAAGTGAATCTAATTCAGGAAAATATTCTCAACCTGGGAATACTTCTAAATCTAGAGGCGATTCTAAAACCAGAAGTGATGCTAAAAACAGAAGTGATTCAAAAAACAGAAGCGATTCTAAAAACAGAAGCGATTCAAAAACGAGAAGTGATTCAAAAACTAGAAGTAGTAGAAGTactaaagaaaacaaaaaagataAACCAAAAGACACATCAAAGTCCAAAGACAAAACCCCAGAAACGGAAGTACGAAGAAGCTCACGACAAAAATCTAATAAAGAAACGCCTAAACATGAAAACAGTACTGTATACTCAGAGTCCAGTTCAGAGTCGCCTAATTTAAAAAGGCATGCGACGAATGAGTTGGAAGTGCCAAGTCCCAAAAGGACGAGGTCTTTGCCAAATTCTAAGAGTACGCCGACATGTACAGCCAGTACGTCGGTACAGGGTACTCCTGTTAGGGCTGAAGCGCAATATGTTTTGTTCACGGCGTTTTCTAATGATGATGTGAGGAGTAAACTCGAGAGTTTAG GAGCAGTAATAGTAACAGACGTGATGTCATGCACAGTACTAGTGACGCTTCAAATAAAGCGCACGTTCAAGTTGCTGTGCGCGGTGGGGCTCGGGAGGCCCATCGTCGGCCCCGAGTGGGTGCAGGCCTGCGCCGACAACAACACTGTCGTTG ACCCATGGCTGTACCTAATAAAGGATTCACAAGCGGAGAGACGGTTCCAGTTCAGTCTGGAAAAGACCCTAAGGGGCAGAAGGAACTTCCTCGAGGGATACCATGTGTCAGCCACGCCCAGTGTGATGCCTTCTGCGCAGGAGATGAAAC TGATCGTGGAGTGTTCTGGCGGCGCGTGGCGCGCGTGCGGGCCGCGCTGGGTGTGCGTGACGTCAGCGGCCGACGCCGCGCTGTGGGCCGCGCTGCGCCGCCGCGGGGCGACGCTCGTCTCCACGGAGTTCATCCTGGGCGGCGTGCTGCGCCAGCGGGCCGACGTCGAGAATACGGCTTTTAG AAAGTCCGCGGCAAGTGCAGCCAAGAAGAAAGGACCTGAAGACCTTATATCCACTACAGCAGCCAAGACACCGACGGGAGATTTCGTATGCCCCGAGTGCGGCCGAAGATGCCAGTCTAGGATAGGGCTTGCCTCACACGTCAGATCACACACTAAAGCCTAA
- the LOC134747622 gene encoding uncharacterized protein LOC134747622 isoform X2 produces the protein MEIEFTQKLECTQELNTQIERTDPEQIGFLGIQGATYPVKRGPNKIGRDPQTCRIYLNLNSISRQHAVINVLSLSDIMLMDLDSSNKTKVQGKTLQPYIPYPLKNGDMVQFGAIFGMFRLLEDDNDLPMTQAIDLPCTPAPVPKQMSRLGAPVLVPESPEVSDMDDSFIMPSQPKKSSEFKSPMNKFIKPSNKTIAIQPMGSKTIDNAYWASAKKSDSFNFQLDDSGSSFNDSSVLNKSNKMVEESNDNIHEMETQQPFKANDSTDSIYTANTQVASPFVHCMETQPPVLEIHMQDTQQAPDIHVLDTQNVPDTIHNCDTQAPITDKLPEIRKLDDQEDLQIDLFSANKENENSLDNIFNEETQVFVADKELALVEPKKSENNNKSVDESSKIKDDSDEEIAFEELNTQSFHDDFESQPIIPAGKVSPPIERIEKIEVSLNKIRRESGSSTDCEDMDILPNQKLSTDIDMLPTQKIIVDSKTEKINSDIGVLPTQKIVNNDDNDLTDCEDEDELAKNDAKIVNASASPDIDFEDMATQIIDDDVIEAEINKTTDQTDGTSKGISFDELPTQIITDNSKEEKFEELPTQILIDEGEIDKSNEQVYSEEMISPFKVPFRTPSKAKKTPTKASSPKVVINVDDDDDPNYYAATQDLFNDLCSQRESPLDSIKANSSNQNEKGDDDELVPCSVEGYQMGDRFRHIESEMSPIKKYESGESSSDTEADEVSDQDSGITHVKKRKPKVHAKRDLSKKLEEIPSRVITRVRKPTLKVRESLQMADSDDNIDADIVSENISRLKSKTDKKKGKEGEHSNKLLDERGKRPHSRNENKKKDKQSEEPASDSKGRSSRSKTKKLEETKSKTDDHKDSDDKKVRSTRSTRNIKENSKDEKSKGKEQKSKEEKKSKSRSESNSGKYSQPGNTSKSRGDSKTRSDAKNRSDSKNRSDSKNRSDSKTRSDSKTRSSRSTKENKKDKPKDTSKSKDKTPETEVRRSSRQKSNKETPKHENSTVYSESSSESPNLKRHATNELEVPSPKRTRSLPNSKSTPTCTASTSVQGTPVRAEAQYVLFTAFSNDDVRSKLESLGAVIVTDVMSCTVLVTLQIKRTFKLLCAVGLGRPIVGPEWVQACADNNTVVDPWLYLIKDSQAERRFQFSLEKTLRGRRNFLEGYHVSATPSVMPSAQEMKLIVECSGGAWRACGPRWVCVTSAADAALWAALRRRGATLVSTEFILGGVLRQRADVENTAFRKSAASAAKKKGPEDLISTTAAKTPTGDFVCPECGRRCQSRIGLASHVRSHTKA, from the exons ATGGAGATAGAATTTACTCAAAAGCTTGAGTGTACCCAGGAGCTTAACACGCAAATAGAAAGAACTGACCCCGAGCAG ATCGGCTTCCTGGGAATACAGGGTGCCACATACCCCGTAAAAAGAGGTCCCAACAAAATAGGCAGAGACCCACAAACATGTAGGATTTACCTGAATCTGAAC TCAATATCCAGGCAACATGCTGTGATAAACGTCTTGAGCTTGAGCGACATCATGCTTATGGATTTAGATTCTTCCAATAAAACTAAAGTACAAGGT AAAACCTTGCAGCCATACATACCTTACCCGCTCAAAAACGGCGACATGGTCCAGTTTGGCGCCATATTCGGTATGTTCAGGTTGCTGGAGGATGACAATGACTTGCCGATGACACAGGCTATAGATCTGCCTTGTACTCCGGCCCCGGTGCCCAAACAAATGTCGAGGCTGGGGGCTCCGGTTTTGGTGCCAGAGTCACCTGAAGTCAGTGACATG GATGACTCCTTTATAATGCCATCACAAcctaaaaaatcgtcagaattCAAGAGCCCCATGAACAAATTTATAAAACCTTCCAACAAAACTATTGCTATACAACCAATGGGCAGCAAAACTATAGACAATGCTTACTGGGCATCCGCCAAAAAATCAGACTCATTTAATTTCCAATTAGATGATTCTGGAAGTTCTTTCAATGACTCATCCGTTTTAAACAAGTCAAATAAAATGGTCGAAGAAAGCAATGATAATATCCATGAAATGGAAACCCAGCAGCCTTTTAAAGCTAATGATAGTACAGATTCTATTTATACTGCTAATACGCAAGTAGCTTCGCCTTTCGTACATTGTATGGAAACGCAGCCGCCTGTATTAGAGATCCATATGCAAGACACGCAACAAGCGCCTGACATTCACGTTCTGGACACACAGAACGTACCTGACACTATACATAATTGTGACACACAAGCTCCAATCACAGATAAATTGCCTGAAATACGTAAATTAGATGACCAGGAAGATTTACAAATTGATCTATTCTCAGCAAATAAAGAAAATGAGAATAGTTTGGACAATATATTTAATGAAGAAACGCAAGTGTTTGTTGCAGACAAGGAACTAGCTTTGGTTGAACCAAAGAAAtctgagaataataataaaagtgttGATGAATCATCTAAAATTAAGGATGACTCTGATGAAGAAATTGCGTTTGAAGAGCTGAATACACAATCATTCCATGACGATTTTGAGTCGCAGCCGATTATACCGGCTGGCAAAGTTTCTCCACCAATAGAGAGAATAGAAAAGATTGAAGTaagcttaaataaaataagacgaGAGTCTGGCAGTTCAACTGATTGTGAAGATATGGATATCTTACCAAATCAAAAATTATCAACGGATATTGATATGTTACCAACCCAAAAGATTATAGTCGATTCGAAAACTGAGAAAATAAATAGTGATATTGGTGTTCTGCCAACTCAAAAAATTGTGaataatgatgataatgacCTAACCGATTGTGAAGATGAAGATGAATTAGCCAAAAATGACGCCAAAATAGTAAACGCTAGCGCGAGCCCGGATATAGATTTTGAAGACATGGCTACACAAATAATCGATGATGACGTCATAGAAGCGGAGATAAATAAAACTACTGATCAAACCGATGGCACTAGTAAAGGAATCAGTTTTGACGAGTTGCCCACACAAATAATTACAGATAACTCTAAGGAAGAAAAATTCGAAGAATTGCCAACtcaaattttaattgatgaAGGAGaaattgataaatcaaatgaacAGGTTTATTCTGAAGAAATGATTAGTCCTTTTAAAGTTCCTTTCCGAACTCCTTCAAAAGCTAAGAAAACTCCCACGAAAGCGTCAAGTCCAAAAGTTGTAATAAATGTTGACGATGATGACGATCCCAACTATTATGCAGCCACGCaagatttatttaatgatctCTGTAGTCAAAGAGAATCACCACTAGATTCTATTAAAGCAAATTCGTCAAACCAGAATGAAAAAGGGGATGATGATGAATTAGTGCCATGTTCTGTAGAAGGTTACCAAATGGGTGATAGATTTAGGCACATAGAAAGTGAAATGTCGCCAATCAAAAAATATGAGAGTGGAG AATCTTCCAGTGACACTGAGGCGGACGAGGTTTCTGATCAGGACTCGGGAATCACACACGTTAAGAAGCGGAAACCAAAAGTACATGCCAAACGAGATCTCTCTAAGAAGCTCGAAGAAATACCTTCTAGAGTTATCACGCGTGTTCGTAAGCCTACTCTTAAAGTACGAGAATCTCTCCAGATGGCTGATAGTGATGATAATATTGATGCAGATATTGTAAGCGAAAATATAtcacgtttaaaaagcaaaactGACAAAAAGAAAGGGAAAGAAGGTGAGCACTCTAATAAATTATTAGACGAGCGAGGAAAAAGGCCTCATTCACGGAATGAAAATAAGAAAAAGGACAAACAATCTGAAGAGCCTGCAAGTGACAGTAAGGGTAGAAGCAGTCGATCtaaaacaaagaaattggagGAAACTAAATCAAAAACGGACGATCATAAAGACTCTGATGATAAAAAAGTTAGGAGTACCCGAAGTACaagaaatataaaagaaaacagtaAAGACGAGAAATCAAAGGGTAAAGAACAGAAGAGCAAAGAGGAAAAGAAATCCAAATCAAGAAGTGAATCTAATTCAGGAAAATATTCTCAACCTGGGAATACTTCTAAATCTAGAGGCGATTCTAAAACCAGAAGTGATGCTAAAAACAGAAGTGATTCAAAAAACAGAAGCGATTCTAAAAACAGAAGCGATTCAAAAACGAGAAGTGATTCAAAAACTAGAAGTAGTAGAAGTactaaagaaaacaaaaaagataAACCAAAAGACACATCAAAGTCCAAAGACAAAACCCCAGAAACGGAAGTACGAAGAAGCTCACGACAAAAATCTAATAAAGAAACGCCTAAACATGAAAACAGTACTGTATACTCAGAGTCCAGTTCAGAGTCGCCTAATTTAAAAAGGCATGCGACGAATGAGTTGGAAGTGCCAAGTCCCAAAAGGACGAGGTCTTTGCCAAATTCTAAGAGTACGCCGACATGTACAGCCAGTACGTCGGTACAGGGTACTCCTGTTAGGGCTGAAGCGCAATATGTTTTGTTCACGGCGTTTTCTAATGATGATGTGAGGAGTAAACTCGAGAGTTTAG GAGCAGTAATAGTAACAGACGTGATGTCATGCACAGTACTAGTGACGCTTCAAATAAAGCGCACGTTCAAGTTGCTGTGCGCGGTGGGGCTCGGGAGGCCCATCGTCGGCCCCGAGTGGGTGCAGGCCTGCGCCGACAACAACACTGTCGTTG ACCCATGGCTGTACCTAATAAAGGATTCACAAGCGGAGAGACGGTTCCAGTTCAGTCTGGAAAAGACCCTAAGGGGCAGAAGGAACTTCCTCGAGGGATACCATGTGTCAGCCACGCCCAGTGTGATGCCTTCTGCGCAGGAGATGAAAC TGATCGTGGAGTGTTCTGGCGGCGCGTGGCGCGCGTGCGGGCCGCGCTGGGTGTGCGTGACGTCAGCGGCCGACGCCGCGCTGTGGGCCGCGCTGCGCCGCCGCGGGGCGACGCTCGTCTCCACGGAGTTCATCCTGGGCGGCGTGCTGCGCCAGCGGGCCGACGTCGAGAATACGGCTTTTAG AAAGTCCGCGGCAAGTGCAGCCAAGAAGAAAGGACCTGAAGACCTTATATCCACTACAGCAGCCAAGACACCGACGGGAGATTTCGTATGCCCCGAGTGCGGCCGAAGATGCCAGTCTAGGATAGGGCTTGCCTCACACGTCAGATCACACACTAAAGCCTAA
- the LOC134747614 gene encoding uncharacterized protein LOC134747614, with translation METTKGDASDEDVPSDFFDDFNKDEFMEGLQVIDSWDDKEKKRRMSRIDTEALDNVKDLRELIDDRHSKDRHGNERHRWKDDLDEYIKPGSRRDPNKTKEAIKRDKEVKVKEFLAKSLDSTDELKPPGTELDDFFEENKTPKPPLEETPQKKKRSRSKERHQSPVKHQRRSPRRSPARRSPARRSPTRRSPTRRSPARRSPRRSPRRSPRWSPGRRGVSPFRGKHQFHKPRWIHPMNRHFSPRRSPRRSPRRSPRRSPRRRFSRSPPPRRYSRRSRSSSRERDRDSFLYPRESNLDYPLFDIPDPQFSQVHPGSIPGYPYPQMPQEYPPGYTGPPFNFLAPGQPLAPGVQVTFPNSAPAPQPVPAPIMNSVPSPMMNPAPPPMMNPVPPMMNPVAPPAMVPAPTQVPLPEKPPLPTPIKDVTKPFDALAQLVAEGKISQEDYLKLAPTKVTSMDTNKRVMVLNRCTSSLSKLAHLMLPNRLVMNNSMVGPEQKSLVPKYCSPLKRQGAVEFHFTKMSGRATAQQNKQLVNSIINTLGLEKVVGKQKIKVPKDMKDAACQTSKPYCDVCEIRASTRHCNASTSVDAEHFCSTVHTQVVEQDLMSSKAVFAPSGSIADGAPISIAHMTPAQLVSQLAARAKTLKQTDPVPPNANQYMRRPNYDQQYDQQYQNNYNNYRY, from the exons ATGGAAACAACTAAAGGAGATGCATCGGACGAAGATGTTCCCAGCGATTTCTTCGACGATTTCAATAAAGACGAGTTCATGGAGGGTCTGCAGGTTATCGACAGTTGGGACGACAAGGAGAAGAAACGCCGAATGTCGCGCATCGATACGGAGGCGTTGGACAACGTGAAGGACCTTCGTGAGCTGATCGACGACCGACACAGCAAGGATCGCCACGGCAACGAGCGGCATCGCTGGAAGGATGACCTCGACGAGTACATTAAACCGGGCAGTCGCCGCGACCCCAACAAGACCAAGGAAGCCATCAAACGCGACAAGGAAGTCAAGGTCAAGGAGTTTCTCGCCAAGAGTTTGGACTCTACGGACGAGCTGAAGCCGCCCGGTACGGAGCTGGACGACTTCTTTGAAGAAAACAAGACACCGAAACCGCCGCTGGAGGAGACGCCGCAGAAAAAGAAGCGTTCGAGATCGAAAGAGCGTCATCAGTCACCGGTCAAACACCAACGGAGGAGTCCCCGCCGGAGCCCAGCGCGCCGCAGCCCGGCACGACGTAGTCCAACACGCCGCAGTCCTACACGCCGCAGCCCTGCACGCCGCAGCCCCCGCCGGAGCCCTCGGCGCAGTCCTAGATGGTCGCCGGGTCGACGCGGCGTGTCACCTTTCCGCGGGAAACACCAATTCCACAAGCCGCGATGGATCCACCCTATGAACCGGCATTTCAGCCCGCGCCGCAGCCCCCGCCGCAGCCCTCGCCGCAGTCCCCGTCGCAGCCCGCGCCGGCGCTTCTCGCGCtcaccgccgccgcgccgctacTCCCGACGCTCACGCTCCTCATCCAGAGAACGAGACAGAGACAGCTTCCTTTACCCCAGAGAATCTAATCTTGACTATCCACTTTTTGACATTCCTGACCCACAATTCTCTCAAGTACATCCTGGGTCAATTCCGGGATACCCATACCCCCAGATGCCCCAGGAATATCCTCCAGGGTATACTGGTCCTCCATTTAACTTTCTTGCTCCCGGGCAGCCACTGGCTCCGGGTGTTCAAGTAACATTTCCAAATTCAGCACCTGCACCTCAACCTGTACCCGCACCTATCATGAATTCGGTGCCGTCTCCAATGATGAATCCGGCGCCGCCTCCAATGATGAACCCGGTGCCACCAATGATGAATCCTGTAGCTCCTCCGGCCATGGTCCCAGCCCCTACACAAGTACCTCTTCCAGAGAAACCTCCACTTCCCACTCCTATTAAGGATGTCACTAAACCATTTGATGCACTGGCTCAA TTAGTGGCAGAAGGCAAAATTAGTCAAGAGGACTACTTAAAGCTGGCACCAACAAAGG TCACCAGTATGGACACAAACAAAAGAGTAATGg TGTTGAATCGGTGTACCTCGTCATTGAGCAAGTTGGCACACTTGATGCTGCCAAACCGTCTGGTCATGAACAACAGCATGGTGGGCCCGGAGCAGAAGAGCCTTGTCCCTAAATACTGTTCTCCGCTGAAACGTCAAGGCGCCGTCGAATTTCACTTCACGAAGATGAGCGGGCGAGCCACAGCACAGCAGAATAAGCAGTTAGTGAACAGTATCATCAACACGCTAGGATTGGAGAAGGTGGTGGGGAAACAGAAGATAAAGGTGCCTAAAGACATGAAGGATGCGGCGTGTCAGACCAGCAAGCCGTACTGCGACGTCTGCGAGATCCGGGCGTCAACGCGACACTGCAACGCAAGCACCAGTGTGGATGCGGAGCATTTCTGTTCAACAGTGCATACACAAGTGGTAGAGCAGGACCTTATGAGTTCTAAAGCGGTGTTCGCTCCGAGCGGCAGTATAGCGGACGGAGCGCCGATCTCTATCGCCCATATGACGCCGGCGCAGCTCGTCTCGCAGCTCGCCGCTCGGGCGAAGACCTTGAAACAGACTGATCCTGTCCCCCCTAACGCTAACCAATATATGAGACGACCGAACTACGATCAACAGTATGATCAGCAGTATCAGaataactataataattatcGCTATTAA